One window of Chryseobacterium sp. JJR-5R genomic DNA carries:
- a CDS encoding aldo/keto reductase, with translation MKFRKLGNTGKELSSIGLGCMGMSFAYGPADEQESIQTLHKALDLGVNFLDTADMYANGENEKLISKVLVPNRDKIFIATKFGFRFKDGQAGHSGAPGTYFDGSPEWIRKAVDLSLQRLKVDEIDLYYAHRVDPGIPVEETVGAMAELVKAGKVKYLGLSEASAESIRKAHAVHPITALQSEYSLLTRDVEGGILPIIRELGITLVPYSPLARGLFSNITEVQHFGNEDFRKSLPRYQEKYLENNRNLAGAINAFAASKGVKGTQLALAWVLNQGEDIIPIPGTKRIKYLEENIEAINIELSASDLETIDAILKKYPDTGERYSEGSMKLVNN, from the coding sequence ATGAAATTCAGAAAATTAGGAAACACAGGAAAAGAATTGTCTTCCATCGGTCTGGGATGTATGGGAATGAGCTTTGCTTATGGACCTGCAGACGAACAGGAAAGCATACAGACCCTTCATAAAGCACTGGATCTGGGTGTCAACTTCCTGGATACGGCAGATATGTATGCCAATGGGGAAAATGAAAAGCTGATCTCGAAAGTACTGGTACCGAACCGCGACAAAATTTTCATTGCAACCAAGTTCGGATTCAGGTTTAAAGACGGCCAGGCAGGCCACAGCGGTGCCCCGGGAACATACTTTGACGGCTCGCCGGAGTGGATCCGGAAGGCGGTTGACCTGAGTCTTCAGCGGTTAAAAGTTGATGAAATCGACCTGTATTATGCCCATAGGGTAGACCCGGGCATCCCGGTTGAAGAAACAGTAGGCGCAATGGCTGAACTGGTAAAAGCAGGAAAAGTAAAATACCTGGGACTTTCGGAAGCGTCCGCAGAATCGATCAGGAAAGCACATGCCGTCCATCCGATTACTGCTTTACAGTCGGAATATTCACTTTTGACACGTGATGTTGAAGGAGGAATCTTACCTATAATCCGGGAGCTTGGCATTACTCTGGTCCCTTATTCGCCGCTGGCAAGAGGACTGTTTTCCAATATCACCGAAGTTCAGCATTTCGGTAATGAGGATTTCAGGAAATCGCTGCCGCGTTATCAGGAAAAATACCTGGAGAATAACAGAAACCTGGCCGGAGCGATCAATGCCTTTGCAGCATCAAAAGGGGTAAAGGGAACGCAGCTGGCACTGGCCTGGGTCCTGAACCAGGGCGAAGATATTATCCCGATCCCGGGGACCAAACGGATTAAATACCTCGAAGAAAATATTGAAGCCATAAATATTGAACTTTCTGCATCAGACCTGGAAACCATTGATGCCATCCTGAAAAAATATCCGGATACCGGGGAAAGATACAGTGAAGGTTCTATGAAACTGGTAAATAACTAA
- a CDS encoding MFS transporter — MVTLKEKNKFIATVLAFAVIPMSGLATDIYLPSMPSMAIELHQPESNIQLTLSIFLISYGLAQFFAGSIVDSFGRYKISMISLALFVVSFMITATTQNIFVIYAMRVLQGMLSGFAVVSKRAFFVDVYDGEERKHYLSIMTIVWSVGPIIAPFIGGYLQKIFGWQSNFYVLAGYSLLLFILEFVFSGETLKKRNPFHFEFLLKEYNSMFRAKDFFYGMIMCGLSYSMIMFFNLCGSFIIEHKMGYSEVVAGYVSLILGFAWMTGGFLGKALINRAFLPKIRYANFVQLGLIVAMFAASYFSNNIYSLVAFAFLIHITAGFIFNNYFSYCIGRFPNSAGIAGGLTGGVAFIITSAISYGIVAVIKPQVQLEVAEGYFVLGILGLLVLSMIKLRKAHG; from the coding sequence ATGGTTACACTTAAAGAAAAAAATAAATTTATTGCCACCGTTCTGGCATTTGCCGTAATCCCGATGTCAGGGCTGGCAACCGATATCTATCTGCCTTCCATGCCGAGTATGGCCATTGAGCTGCATCAGCCGGAAAGCAATATCCAGCTTACCTTATCCATATTTCTAATCAGTTACGGGCTAGCCCAGTTTTTTGCCGGGAGCATTGTTGATTCATTCGGGCGGTATAAAATTTCCATGATTTCACTTGCGCTGTTCGTGGTTTCATTTATGATTACCGCAACTACCCAGAATATTTTTGTGATTTACGCCATGCGGGTCCTGCAGGGAATGCTGTCGGGATTTGCCGTGGTATCGAAGCGTGCTTTTTTCGTGGATGTCTATGATGGGGAAGAGCGGAAGCATTACCTCAGCATTATGACGATTGTCTGGTCGGTAGGGCCAATTATTGCTCCGTTTATCGGCGGTTATCTGCAGAAAATTTTCGGATGGCAGTCGAATTTTTATGTGCTGGCCGGATATAGCCTGCTGCTGTTCATACTGGAGTTTGTCTTTTCGGGGGAAACACTGAAAAAAAGGAATCCTTTTCATTTTGAATTTTTACTGAAAGAATACAATTCCATGTTCAGGGCGAAAGACTTCTTTTACGGAATGATCATGTGCGGACTGAGCTATTCCATGATTATGTTTTTCAATTTGTGCGGGTCATTTATTATCGAGCATAAAATGGGATATTCGGAAGTGGTGGCCGGGTATGTTTCGCTGATTCTCGGGTTTGCCTGGATGACCGGCGGGTTTTTAGGGAAAGCACTGATCAACAGAGCATTCCTGCCTAAGATCCGGTATGCCAATTTTGTACAGCTGGGACTGATCGTGGCCATGTTTGCCGCTTCTTATTTTTCCAATAATATTTACAGCCTGGTGGCTTTTGCCTTTTTAATCCATATTACGGCCGGATTTATTTTCAACAATTATTTTTCCTACTGTATCGGCCGTTTCCCGAATTCTGCCGGAATTGCAGGCGGGCTGACAGGCGGGGTTGCCTTCATCATCACCTCAGCCATCAGCTACGGCATTGTAGCCGTTATAAAGCCGCAGGTTCAGCTGGAAGTAGCAGAAGGGTATTTTGTGCTGGGTATTTTAGGGCTGCTTGTTTTAAGCATGATTAAATTGAGAAAAGCACATGGTTAA
- a CDS encoding NADP-dependent isocitrate dehydrogenase, translating into MSDKSKIYYTLTDEAPMLATHSFLPIVKAFTKSADIEIAVPDISLAGRILANFPEFLNDNQKIGDALAELGQLATQPDANIIKLPNISASAPQLDAAIAELQSKGFAVPNYPAEPKSEEEKAIKAKYAKVLGSAVNPVLREGNSDRRAPKAVKNYAKTNPHRMGDWASDSKTDVAHMNTGDFYGTETSTTLENATRFKIVFKGNDGVETLLKDFANLQAGEVIDSSVMNLNALKSFVEQAISEAKDKNVLLSAHLKATMMKISDPIIFGAIVETFFKEVFTKYAETFKSLDVNPNNGLADLFDKIKGNEQEDNIKGDIEAALVNGPRVAMVNSDKGITNFHVPSDIIVDASMAALVRGGGKMWNKDGNEEDTVCIIPDRSYAGFYQSVIDDMKAHGKLDPTTMGSVPNVGLMAQKAEEYGSHDKTFQAAADGIIEVQDEAGSVLLSQKVEKGDIFRMCQTKDAPIQDWVKLAVNRSRLSDTPAIFWLDKGRAHDREMIKKVEKYLADHDTNGLDIQILDVKDAMTETLQRAREGKDTISVSGNVLRDYLTDLFPILELGTSAKMLSIVPLMNGGGLFETGAGGSAPKHVEQFVEEGYLRWDSLGEFLALQASLEHLAQTQDNTKAQVLADALDEANAKFLATDKSPARKVGQIDNRGSHFYLAMYWAEALANQTADAQLAAQFAPVAKAMQENEEVINSELIGAQGKPQDIDGYYKTDKFKTYQAMRPSTVLNEIIDGI; encoded by the coding sequence ATGTCAGACAAATCAAAAATCTATTACACCCTTACGGATGAGGCTCCCATGTTGGCGACACACTCGTTTTTACCGATTGTAAAAGCGTTTACCAAATCAGCAGATATTGAGATCGCAGTCCCGGATATTTCTTTGGCAGGAAGAATTTTAGCCAACTTCCCGGAGTTCCTGAATGATAACCAGAAAATAGGTGATGCTCTGGCGGAACTCGGCCAGCTGGCAACACAGCCTGATGCAAACATTATCAAACTGCCTAACATTTCCGCTTCCGCACCACAACTGGATGCTGCTATTGCCGAATTACAGTCTAAAGGCTTCGCCGTTCCGAATTATCCGGCAGAACCTAAAAGCGAAGAAGAAAAAGCAATCAAGGCCAAATATGCAAAAGTATTGGGAAGTGCCGTAAACCCGGTGTTAAGAGAAGGGAATTCTGACAGACGTGCTCCTAAAGCCGTTAAAAACTACGCAAAGACCAATCCGCACAGAATGGGTGACTGGGCATCTGACAGCAAAACGGATGTTGCCCATATGAATACAGGAGATTTCTACGGTACTGAAACATCAACAACTTTAGAAAATGCTACCCGGTTCAAAATTGTATTCAAGGGTAACGATGGTGTAGAAACCCTGTTAAAAGATTTCGCTAACCTTCAGGCCGGAGAAGTAATCGATTCTTCCGTAATGAACCTTAATGCTTTGAAATCATTTGTAGAGCAGGCGATCAGCGAAGCGAAGGATAAAAATGTTCTGCTTTCCGCCCACCTGAAAGCAACGATGATGAAAATCTCCGATCCTATTATTTTCGGGGCGATCGTTGAAACGTTCTTTAAGGAAGTATTTACAAAATATGCCGAGACATTCAAATCCCTGGATGTTAACCCGAACAACGGGCTTGCCGATCTTTTCGATAAAATCAAAGGAAATGAGCAGGAAGACAATATCAAAGGGGATATTGAAGCGGCTCTGGTCAACGGACCTAGAGTAGCCATGGTGAACTCCGATAAAGGGATTACCAATTTCCACGTTCCTTCCGACATTATTGTTGATGCTTCTATGGCAGCTTTGGTAAGAGGCGGCGGTAAGATGTGGAACAAAGACGGCAACGAGGAAGATACGGTTTGTATCATTCCGGACCGTTCTTATGCCGGTTTCTACCAGTCTGTTATTGACGATATGAAAGCACACGGAAAACTGGATCCTACCACGATGGGCTCTGTTCCGAATGTAGGCTTAATGGCACAGAAAGCTGAAGAATACGGCTCCCATGATAAAACATTCCAGGCTGCTGCCGACGGAATCATTGAAGTTCAGGATGAAGCCGGAAGCGTTCTTCTTTCCCAAAAAGTGGAAAAAGGAGATATCTTCAGAATGTGCCAGACAAAAGATGCCCCGATCCAGGACTGGGTAAAATTAGCGGTGAACAGATCCAGACTTTCTGATACACCTGCGATTTTCTGGTTGGATAAAGGAAGAGCCCACGACAGGGAAATGATCAAAAAAGTTGAAAAATATTTAGCTGATCACGACACCAACGGACTTGATATTCAGATTCTTGATGTGAAAGATGCCATGACGGAAACCCTGCAAAGAGCAAGAGAAGGAAAAGACACCATTTCTGTTTCAGGAAACGTACTGAGAGATTATTTAACCGACCTTTTCCCGATTCTTGAACTGGGGACTTCTGCAAAAATGCTTTCCATTGTTCCTTTGATGAACGGCGGCGGGTTATTTGAAACCGGAGCCGGAGGTTCTGCACCGAAACACGTAGAACAGTTTGTTGAGGAAGGTTATTTAAGATGGGATTCTCTGGGTGAATTCTTGGCACTCCAGGCTTCCCTGGAACACCTGGCCCAGACTCAGGACAATACAAAAGCACAGGTTTTGGCAGATGCACTAGATGAAGCAAACGCCAAATTCTTAGCTACCGATAAATCCCCTGCAAGAAAAGTGGGACAGATTGACAACAGAGGTTCCCACTTCTATTTAGCCATGTACTGGGCAGAAGCACTGGCCAATCAGACGGCAGACGCTCAACTGGCGGCTCAGTTCGCTCCGGTAGCCAAAGCCATGCAGGAAAACGAAGAGGTTATTAATTCAGAATTAATTGGTGCACAGGGCAAGCCACAGGATATTGACGGCTATTACAAAACCGACAAGTTTAAGACGTACCAGGCCATGAGACCAAGTACCGTGTTGAATGAAATCATTGACGGCATTTAA
- the tpx gene encoding thiol peroxidase, translating into MSTTITLKGNEVHTIGTLPSVGTAIRDFALVDSKLNVKTLGNFDGKKKVYNIFPSIDTPTCAESARKFNTEASGLENTVVINVSKDLPFALGRFCAAEGLENVETLSDFRGTFGDDNGLTISDSPMKGLLSRAVIVTDADNNIVYTEQVSEIADEPDYEAALAALK; encoded by the coding sequence ATGTCAACAACCATTACTTTAAAAGGAAACGAAGTGCATACGATAGGGACGTTACCGTCAGTAGGAACAGCCATAAGGGATTTTGCACTGGTAGATTCCAAATTGAATGTAAAAACCCTGGGAAATTTTGACGGCAAGAAGAAAGTTTACAATATTTTCCCGAGCATTGATACCCCTACCTGTGCGGAATCTGCAAGAAAATTCAATACAGAAGCGTCCGGTCTCGAAAATACTGTGGTGATTAATGTTTCTAAAGACCTGCCTTTTGCTTTGGGAAGGTTCTGTGCTGCCGAAGGGCTGGAAAATGTGGAAACCCTGTCGGATTTCAGAGGAACTTTCGGGGACGATAATGGACTGACGATCTCAGATTCACCGATGAAAGGTTTATTGAGCCGTGCAGTGATCGTTACCGATGCAGACAATAATATTGTTTATACCGAACAGGTTTCAGAAATTGCTGATGAGCCTGATTATGAGGCAGCTCTGGCGGCACTGAAATAA
- a CDS encoding T9SS type A sorting domain-containing protein: protein MKQIFTLCSVLFASLAFSQEGTLDASYGNSGFFIYNSGSYGTEIEIDANQRMVVGSYEFSNAFKFHRFSTSNQLDTTFGTGGYTTVYFGGLQAVLYDMKIQPDGKIVAVGYWEDTNSVNRKDFMVVRLNANGTIDTSFNGTGKLTIAFGTNEDIAKAVAIQPDGKILVAGQSFTGSNRDVAVARINVDGTLDTTFSGDGKLTTDIAGNNDSATCIAINTDGKIAVGSYSYGAASSNNFSDYGIVKYNTDGSLDTSFSGDGKQIVIIAPSNNDEPVEIAFLDSGKILIGGTAFLSGRDDFALVRLNANGSLDTSFNGDGIFTAPIGSSDDTTRAMKILADGRIMLAGTVTAGSYTDIGLMRVTSNGYLDTTFGTGGKTQQGYGNLSVINDMDILSDGKIMVCGSAGGTNIFLSRFNGLVSGYLDVKDTPSEKNRLSVYPNPVKDILYSNENLEHFELYSSSGQLLKSGENQKNIDVRDLIKGNYVLRIRTKDKTATKKIIKN from the coding sequence ATGAAACAGATTTTTACTCTTTGTTCAGTATTGTTTGCCAGCCTGGCTTTTTCTCAGGAAGGGACACTGGATGCATCTTACGGAAATTCCGGATTTTTTATTTATAACAGCGGATCCTATGGAACAGAAATAGAGATTGATGCTAACCAAAGAATGGTAGTAGGCAGTTATGAGTTCAGCAATGCTTTCAAATTCCATCGGTTTTCAACATCCAATCAGCTTGATACCACTTTCGGTACCGGCGGTTATACCACTGTTTATTTCGGCGGTCTTCAGGCCGTACTGTATGATATGAAAATACAGCCCGACGGAAAAATAGTTGCCGTAGGATACTGGGAGGATACCAACAGCGTCAACAGGAAAGATTTTATGGTGGTGAGACTGAATGCCAACGGAACAATTGATACTTCATTCAATGGTACCGGTAAATTAACGATAGCATTCGGTACTAACGAAGATATTGCAAAAGCAGTTGCCATACAGCCCGACGGGAAGATTTTGGTTGCAGGACAATCCTTTACAGGATCCAACAGGGATGTGGCAGTAGCAAGGATTAATGTGGACGGAACGCTGGATACCACTTTCAGCGGAGACGGTAAATTAACAACGGATATTGCAGGAAATAATGATTCCGCCACCTGTATTGCCATCAATACCGATGGGAAAATCGCTGTAGGAAGCTATAGCTATGGTGCTGCATCATCCAATAACTTTTCAGATTATGGAATTGTAAAATATAATACAGACGGTTCCCTGGATACGTCATTCAGCGGAGACGGAAAACAGATCGTCATTATAGCTCCCAGCAATAACGACGAACCTGTTGAAATCGCATTTCTGGACAGTGGAAAAATCCTTATCGGAGGAACAGCTTTTCTCAGCGGCAGAGATGATTTTGCCCTTGTACGCTTAAATGCCAACGGATCACTGGACACTTCCTTTAACGGGGACGGGATTTTCACAGCTCCTATCGGATCTTCTGATGATACCACCCGTGCTATGAAAATACTGGCAGATGGCAGGATTATGCTGGCAGGAACGGTTACTGCAGGTTCTTATACAGACATAGGTCTGATGAGGGTTACCAGCAACGGCTACCTGGATACTACTTTCGGAACGGGCGGCAAAACCCAGCAGGGGTACGGCAATCTTTCTGTTATTAACGACATGGATATCCTAAGTGACGGTAAAATCATGGTATGCGGATCTGCCGGCGGCACCAATATCTTTCTTTCAAGATTCAACGGATTAGTGTCCGGCTATCTTGATGTGAAAGATACTCCGTCTGAAAAAAACAGACTTTCGGTGTATCCGAATCCCGTAAAAGACATACTGTATTCCAATGAAAACCTGGAGCATTTTGAGCTGTATTCTTCATCAGGGCAATTGCTGAAATCCGGTGAAAATCAAAAAAATATCGATGTCCGTGATCTTATTAAAGGAAATTACGTTCTCAGGATCAGAACTAAGGATAAGACGGCAACAAAGAAAATCATAAAAAATTAA
- a CDS encoding DUF763 domain-containing protein translates to MKRSGTADLPLHYGKVPPWLYERMSVLGLSVIEVILMDYGKDEVLRRLADPFWFQSFGAVMGMDWHSSGITTSVMGALKRSVNPNSQSLGLYICGGKGKFSRETPSELIQIADKTGLNGNELVRASKLSAKVDNTAIQDGYQLYLHNFILADNGNWSVVQQGMHESDGTARRYHWHSGNIKSFVEEPHTGINGISRGRILNLTDAEASGNRKGILEISHTDSAEIMSDFSRLILPNHHHVDASDVDLKRLGALLYVTRERQPQNFEDLLMLEGVGPRTIQSLALVSEVIHGAPSRFKDPARFSFAHGGKDGHPFPVPTKVYDESISIIKKGIEKSKLGNSDKLRTLNRLHEIVVKTEEDFIPDFDIQQVIEEERQNAWRFGGKTVFGDAVKPSPPKPIQLSLF, encoded by the coding sequence ATGAAACGATCCGGAACCGCGGACCTTCCTCTTCACTATGGCAAAGTACCGCCTTGGCTGTACGAACGGATGTCCGTTCTCGGGCTTTCCGTTATTGAGGTCATCCTGATGGATTACGGAAAAGACGAAGTGCTCCGGAGGCTTGCCGATCCTTTCTGGTTTCAGAGCTTTGGCGCGGTCATGGGAATGGACTGGCACTCTTCCGGAATCACCACTTCCGTAATGGGTGCTTTAAAACGTTCAGTCAATCCCAATTCACAATCACTGGGGCTTTATATCTGTGGCGGAAAAGGGAAGTTTTCCCGGGAAACGCCTTCTGAACTGATTCAGATTGCCGATAAAACGGGACTGAACGGAAATGAGCTGGTAAGAGCCAGCAAGCTTTCTGCAAAGGTGGATAATACGGCAATCCAGGACGGGTATCAGCTCTACCTGCACAATTTTATCCTGGCCGACAACGGAAACTGGAGCGTGGTGCAGCAGGGGATGCATGAATCAGACGGCACGGCGAGGCGATACCACTGGCATTCCGGAAACATAAAATCTTTTGTAGAAGAGCCCCATACGGGAATTAACGGGATTTCAAGAGGCCGGATCCTCAACCTTACGGATGCGGAAGCTTCCGGAAACCGGAAAGGGATCCTTGAAATTTCCCACACCGATTCTGCAGAAATCATGAGTGATTTTTCCAGGCTGATCCTTCCGAACCACCATCATGTAGACGCTTCCGATGTAGACCTTAAACGCCTCGGTGCACTTCTGTATGTGACAAGGGAGCGGCAGCCGCAGAATTTTGAAGACCTGCTCATGCTCGAAGGAGTAGGCCCGCGTACCATACAGTCGCTGGCTCTGGTCAGTGAAGTCATCCACGGTGCGCCGTCAAGATTTAAAGATCCCGCGCGGTTTTCCTTTGCCCACGGAGGAAAAGACGGCCATCCTTTCCCTGTGCCCACCAAAGTCTATGATGAAAGCATCAGCATCATTAAAAAAGGAATTGAGAAATCAAAGCTCGGAAACTCAGATAAGCTGCGGACCTTAAACAGACTTCACGAGATTGTGGTAAAAACAGAGGAAGATTTCATTCCGGATTTCGATATTCAGCAGGTTATTGAAGAGGAAAGACAGAACGCATGGCGCTTCGGCGGAAAAACCGTTTTCGGGGATGCCGTGAAACCTTCTCCTCCGAAACCCATTCAGCTTTCCCTGTTTTAA
- a CDS encoding VOC family protein, whose translation MKINQIYVNLPVKDIQKTKEFWTKLGFSVNNQISDERAVCIILNDNSFVMFITEEYFQTFSEKPVPKGDTTQVLIAISLSSREEVDQVVNAAVANGATQHEEPQDYGWMYHNSFWDINGHGWNVTFTDASQIPSQL comes from the coding sequence ATGAAAATTAATCAGATATATGTCAACCTTCCGGTAAAAGATATTCAGAAAACAAAAGAATTCTGGACGAAGCTTGGGTTCTCTGTGAACAATCAGATCTCAGATGAAAGAGCAGTCTGCATCATCCTGAATGACAATTCCTTTGTTATGTTCATAACCGAAGAATATTTCCAGACCTTTTCTGAAAAGCCGGTTCCGAAAGGTGATACCACCCAGGTTTTAATCGCGATCAGTTTAAGCAGCCGAGAGGAAGTTGACCAGGTAGTAAATGCCGCTGTTGCAAACGGTGCCACCCAGCATGAAGAACCGCAGGATTACGGATGGATGTACCATAATTCCTTCTGGGATATCAATGGGCACGGCTGGAATGTAACTTTTACGGATGCTTCTCAGATACCGTCACAGCTTTAG